The following are from one region of the Paracoccus sp. S3-43 genome:
- the rsmG gene encoding 16S rRNA (guanine(527)-N(7))-methyltransferase RsmG, protein MSVSRETTERLEIYRALLKQWNPRINLVAPSTLVNFQTRHIADSLQLAELSDASEGAWIDLGSGGGLPGLVMAIAKADSKVAFTLVESDQRKAAFLRTVARQADLPHVTVLAQRIEAISPLNAAYVSARALAPLPQLMAYLDLHLAPSGTAFLMKGRQWQAEIEQASQHWRFDYVSHPSRTQEGAAILEVSGVKYGA, encoded by the coding sequence ATGAGTGTTTCACGTGAAACAACGGAGCGGCTGGAGATCTATCGCGCTCTGCTAAAGCAGTGGAACCCGCGCATAAACCTTGTTGCGCCGTCCACCCTGGTGAATTTTCAGACCCGGCACATAGCCGATTCCCTGCAGCTTGCTGAACTTTCCGACGCCTCGGAAGGGGCGTGGATCGACCTGGGAAGCGGCGGCGGGCTGCCCGGCCTCGTTATGGCAATTGCAAAAGCCGACTCCAAGGTCGCGTTTACCTTGGTGGAAAGCGATCAGCGCAAGGCAGCTTTTCTGCGAACCGTCGCCCGGCAGGCCGATTTGCCTCATGTCACGGTGCTGGCACAAAGAATCGAAGCCATTTCTCCGCTGAATGCCGCCTATGTCAGCGCCCGCGCCCTTGCCCCGCTTCCGCAGCTTATGGCATATCTGGATCTGCACCTTGCGCCGTCTGGGACAGCCTTTCTCATGAAGGGCCGGCAGTGGCAGGCAGAAATCGAACAGGCCAGCCAACACTGGAGATTCGATTACGTCTCCCATCCCAGTCGCACGCAGGAGGGTGCGGCGATATTGGAAGTAAGCGGGGTCAAATATGGCGCATAG
- a CDS encoding AAA family ATPase, protein MAHSVVAIANQKGGVGKTTTAINLGAALAMQGHRVVLVDLDPQGNASTGLGINVEQRLKTVYDLLAVQDSLADCSMETDIANLSIVPATSDLSSADVDLSQVKDRTRLLRRKLDQAEADSIVLIDCPPALGLLTVNAMVAADAVLVPLQAEFYALEGLSQLLSTVKHVRQSGNPNLRVNGVLLTMSDYRNNLSQQVEADARATLGDLVFATVIPRNVRVSEAPSFAQPVLLYDPASKGSAAYRQFAAEFAARLKLVKEEA, encoded by the coding sequence ATGGCGCATAGCGTCGTCGCCATTGCCAACCAGAAGGGCGGGGTGGGCAAGACCACCACGGCGATCAATCTGGGCGCGGCCCTGGCCATGCAGGGGCACCGGGTTGTCCTGGTCGATCTCGATCCGCAGGGAAATGCCTCGACCGGCCTGGGGATCAATGTCGAGCAGCGGCTAAAGACCGTCTATGACCTTCTGGCGGTTCAGGATTCCTTGGCCGATTGCAGCATGGAAACCGATATTGCGAACCTCTCCATCGTCCCGGCCACCTCGGATCTGTCGTCGGCCGATGTGGACCTGTCGCAGGTCAAGGATCGCACCCGCCTTTTGCGGCGCAAACTGGATCAGGCCGAGGCGGACAGTATCGTTCTGATCGATTGCCCGCCGGCCTTGGGACTGCTGACCGTGAATGCGATGGTGGCGGCCGACGCCGTTCTGGTGCCGCTGCAAGCGGAATTCTATGCGCTTGAAGGGCTGTCGCAACTGCTGTCGACGGTCAAGCATGTCCGGCAAAGCGGCAATCCGAACCTGCGGGTAAACGGCGTTCTGCTGACCATGTCGGATTACCGCAACAACCTGTCCCAGCAGGTCGAGGCGGATGCCCGCGCCACCTTGGGCGATCTGGTCTTTGCGACCGTCATTCCCCGCAACGTGCGCGTCTCTGAGGCGCCGTCCTTTGCGCAGCCGGTCCTGCTCTACGATCCCGCGTCCAAGGGCAGCGCGGCCTATCGCCAATTCGCGGCCGAATTCGCCGCGCGCCTGAAACTGGTCAAGGAGGAAGCCTGA